A single region of the Marmota flaviventris isolate mMarFla1 chromosome 10, mMarFla1.hap1, whole genome shotgun sequence genome encodes:
- the LOC139707437 gene encoding phospholipase A2, membrane associated-like: MISSVTKKNGATNYGAYGCHCGLGGKGTPKDATDRCCARHDCCYDRLEERGCSTKFLSYRFRYQAGKVICEANQDYCRSQLCQCDITAAYCLAENQETYNRKYQFYPNFLCRGNKPSC; encoded by the exons ATGATCTCATCGGTGACGAAAAAGAATGGTGCAACAAATTATGGCGCCTATGGTTGCCACTGTGGCCTGGGTGGCAAAGGAACCCCCAAGGATGCAACGGATCG ATGCTGTGCCAGACATGACTGTTGCTACGATCGTCTGGAGGAACGTGGATGTAGCACAAAATTTCTGAGCTACAGGTTTCGATACCAAGCAGGCAAAGTCATCTGTGAAG CAAACCAGGACTACTGTAGGAGTCAGCTGTGTCAGTGTGATATAACTGCTGCCTACTGTTTGGCTGAAAACCAGGAAACCTACAATAGGAAGTACCAGTTCTATCCCAATTTTCTGTGCCGTGGGAATAAGCCCAGTTGCTGA